From Pigmentibacter ruber, a single genomic window includes:
- a CDS encoding non-ribosomal peptide synthetase, whose product MSFFKVSPYHLGFYNLWVLNPNRSDLNLFYDCKIEGDINLDLLEKIVYNYFSSHLIINSHLIKINDLLYFTENLEANKIIYEHNNINEESISNFILKPFNLFKSHLYRYKIIKINKNTFRIIFVFHHIIMDANGCLVLFNEIINSYNNQVLKKYTNKQIQINLCNELFTKQENSLFENFNSNAIYWEKLLKENEYINLNLLKKINLNNEINSKSNIFNHTSSYIQKKLNINQVDFSIPLKSNLYFENIIKKQRITWYIFSKSIFAITLYNLFKISNFSIKFQININPMQEYYGAQTNTLIIPFKINNDTNINNIFEQTKTFFKEIKDQNTKKMNYTLYQDSKFIDDLNKIEFSFSESLITTNSNIFNNTNIISYEVNSINMINNLNFLFEKKENSINFRVFYNKNKLNSFEINNFLNSYISTFNFYLDIFLEKDPTHFLKPIPSDHFKSKYKYKPINNEEFSKKIPEDKTLNEIFEDQVLLTPNKIALISENTELSYSDLNKKANQLAFYINNLINFKNETPILIYLERSELIFISIFGILKTGCSYVPIDTSLPLEKVNQIINEIKPKFILTSQKYFNVIKNNALNIDINIIPLDDQNTINVLNKKPIVNLNKKFSSKNLAYIIFTSGTTGKPKGVMVEHKSVINYLFEFSKNISDLNIVDFSGSIGFDLNIKSTLYPLLFGKKVCIYTNDIKNLNLYYNHLNKMNIELVISTPSFLNLLEADMINNKLKMCVVGGEKLTKHTRDHILNYSYQVLDEYGPTEATVGTTSFLMTSKKDDLCIGKPYDNYKTYVLDSNFNLCPIGVTGELYIGGECLARGYFNNSELTSEKFIHNPFQTELEKKSLKNLRIYKTGDLVRYLPNGNLDYIGRNDRQIKFRGFRIELEEIELAISEIEEIKQNVVIFCNKNILISYFVLKNEKTISDDKIKEILIKKLPNYMLPSKFVQIDKIPLNASGKIDFSYLIKKNPIVIKKSLEDITILQKDIINLWANILDIREEFISINDSFFEIGGNSILAIKLVSILQKNYQIDINHIFELKTIKNICTYLEKNRNPIMNKLNDLKKTLIGNKKSIKKMNSIEFLYKSEYKILLKEKNKIKNINNSEISNILLTGSTGYLGIHILHDLLKNPKNNVFLLIRDKSKDDATKRLLDLYFYYFDKDISHLLDYKIFIYPAEIELTNFNLPEENYYFLLSKIDLVIHSAALVKHYDEYINFYNSNIKSTNNLLKFSSMHKKKDFHFISTTSVCSNTYNNKNNIYCELNENIQGIPINYYVKSKLIAENLCLEYREKNININIYRVGNLLLNTNTFKMQKNIESNASYNLLNIFYKLKIIPEDFNQLEISPVNVVSESIVKTIEKIEFRDNIFHFFNSTKYSIIDLLYKIKPNNSYQKVSSQDFLNYLVQNSTNPKLQRDINLLMLHLGLLNTNTSQFHYKNKIINYKSEMILRDLNIEWPNIPFEKFDPYFNE is encoded by the coding sequence ATGTCCTTCTTTAAAGTTTCTCCTTATCATTTAGGTTTTTATAACCTTTGGGTATTAAATCCAAATAGATCTGATTTAAATTTATTTTATGACTGCAAAATAGAAGGTGATATCAACCTAGATCTTCTTGAAAAAATTGTTTATAATTATTTCTCTTCTCATTTAATAATTAATTCTCATCTTATTAAAATCAATGATTTATTATATTTTACTGAGAATTTAGAAGCGAATAAAATAATTTATGAACATAATAATATAAATGAAGAATCAATAAGTAATTTTATCCTTAAACCATTCAACCTTTTTAAAAGCCATCTTTACAGATACAAAATTATAAAGATTAATAAAAATACATTTAGAATTATTTTTGTATTTCATCATATTATTATGGATGCAAATGGCTGTTTGGTATTATTTAACGAAATAATAAATAGCTACAATAATCAAGTATTAAAAAAATATACCAATAAACAAATTCAAATAAATCTTTGCAATGAATTATTTACAAAACAAGAAAACAGTCTATTTGAAAATTTTAATAGTAATGCTATTTATTGGGAAAAATTACTAAAAGAAAATGAATATATTAATTTAAACTTATTAAAAAAAATAAATTTAAATAATGAAATAAATTCTAAATCAAATATTTTTAATCATACTTCATCTTACATTCAAAAGAAATTAAATATTAATCAAGTAGATTTTTCAATTCCTCTTAAAAGTAATCTATATTTTGAAAATATTATAAAAAAACAGAGAATAACTTGGTATATATTCTCAAAATCTATTTTTGCAATTACACTATACAATCTTTTTAAAATTAGCAATTTCTCTATTAAATTTCAAATTAATATAAATCCGATGCAGGAGTATTACGGAGCGCAAACAAATACATTAATCATACCTTTCAAAATTAATAATGACACAAATATTAATAATATTTTTGAACAAACAAAAACTTTTTTTAAAGAAATAAAAGACCAAAATACAAAAAAAATGAATTATACTTTGTATCAAGATTCTAAATTTATTGATGATTTAAATAAAATAGAATTTTCATTTTCTGAAAGTTTAATCACAACAAATAGTAATATTTTTAATAATACTAATATTATTTCTTATGAAGTAAACAGTATCAACATGATAAATAATTTAAATTTTTTATTTGAGAAAAAAGAAAACTCTATTAATTTTAGAGTATTTTATAATAAAAATAAATTAAATTCTTTTGAAATAAACAATTTTTTAAACTCATATATTTCAACTTTTAATTTTTATCTCGACATTTTTTTAGAAAAAGATCCAACTCATTTTCTTAAACCTATACCTTCCGACCATTTTAAAAGTAAATACAAATACAAACCAATAAATAATGAAGAATTTTCAAAAAAAATACCAGAAGATAAAACTTTAAATGAAATATTTGAAGATCAAGTACTTTTAACTCCAAATAAAATAGCATTAATTTCAGAAAATACTGAATTAAGTTATTCTGATTTAAATAAAAAAGCAAATCAGTTAGCATTTTATATTAATAATCTAATAAATTTTAAAAATGAAACTCCTATTTTAATCTATTTAGAACGTAGTGAACTTATTTTTATTAGTATATTTGGAATATTAAAAACGGGTTGCTCTTATGTGCCTATAGATACTTCCTTACCATTAGAAAAAGTAAATCAAATTATTAATGAAATTAAGCCAAAATTTATTTTAACTAGTCAAAAATATTTTAATGTAATTAAAAATAATGCTTTAAATATTGATATAAATATTATCCCTTTGGATGACCAAAATACTATAAATGTTTTAAATAAAAAACCTATCGTAAATCTAAATAAAAAATTTAGTAGCAAAAACTTAGCTTATATTATTTTCACCTCAGGTACTACCGGAAAGCCTAAGGGTGTTATGGTTGAACATAAAAGTGTAATTAATTATTTATTTGAATTCTCGAAAAATATCAGTGATTTAAATATTGTAGATTTTTCTGGTAGTATTGGTTTTGATTTAAATATTAAATCAACTTTATACCCTTTATTATTTGGTAAGAAAGTTTGTATTTATACTAATGATATTAAAAATTTAAATCTGTATTATAACCATTTAAATAAAATGAATATTGAACTTGTGATTTCTACCCCTTCATTTCTTAATCTTCTAGAAGCAGATATGATAAACAATAAATTAAAAATGTGTGTTGTAGGGGGAGAAAAACTAACTAAACACACCCGAGATCATATCTTAAATTATTCCTATCAAGTTTTAGATGAATATGGTCCAACTGAAGCGACAGTCGGTACTACATCTTTTTTAATGACTTCAAAAAAAGATGATCTTTGTATTGGAAAGCCTTATGATAATTACAAAACTTATGTTTTAGACTCAAATTTTAATCTTTGTCCCATAGGTGTTACAGGTGAGCTTTACATAGGTGGTGAATGCTTAGCACGGGGATATTTTAATAATTCTGAATTAACTTCAGAAAAATTTATCCACAACCCATTTCAAACCGAACTAGAGAAAAAATCTTTAAAAAATTTAAGAATCTATAAAACTGGAGATTTAGTTCGTTATTTACCTAATGGTAATTTAGACTATATTGGACGTAATGATAGACAAATTAAATTTCGAGGTTTTAGAATAGAACTCGAAGAAATTGAGCTGGCAATTTCAGAAATTGAAGAGATTAAACAAAATGTAGTTATTTTTTGTAATAAAAATATTTTAATCTCCTATTTTGTATTAAAAAATGAGAAAACTATAAGCGATGATAAAATAAAAGAAATTTTAATAAAAAAACTACCTAATTATATGTTACCTTCTAAATTTGTTCAAATAGATAAAATACCATTGAATGCAAGTGGTAAAATTGATTTTTCATATTTAATTAAGAAAAATCCTATAGTAATAAAAAAATCATTAGAAGATATTACAATTTTACAAAAAGACATTATAAATTTATGGGCTAATATTTTAGATATTAGAGAAGAATTTATTTCAATTAACGATTCTTTCTTTGAAATAGGAGGGAATAGTATTTTAGCAATAAAATTAGTTTCAATATTACAAAAAAACTATCAAATAGATATTAATCATATTTTTGAATTAAAAACAATTAAAAATATTTGTACCTATTTAGAGAAAAACAGAAATCCTATTATGAATAAACTAAATGATTTAAAGAAAACTCTAATTGGAAACAAAAAAAGTATAAAAAAAATGAATTCTATAGAGTTTTTATATAAATCTGAATATAAAATCCTTTTAAAAGAAAAAAACAAAATCAAAAATATAAATAACTCTGAAATTTCTAATATTTTACTAACTGGAAGTACTGGTTACCTTGGAATTCACATACTTCATGATCTTTTAAAAAATCCAAAAAATAATGTATTTTTATTGATCAGAGATAAGAGCAAAGATGATGCTACAAAAAGATTACTTGATCTATATTTTTATTATTTTGATAAAGATATTTCTCATTTACTTGATTATAAAATATTCATTTATCCGGCAGAAATTGAATTAACAAACTTCAATCTCCCAGAAGAAAATTACTATTTTCTTCTCTCAAAAATAGATCTTGTTATACATTCTGCTGCATTAGTTAAACATTATGATGAGTATATTAATTTTTATAATTCAAACATAAAATCTACCAATAATTTGCTCAAATTTTCTTCTATGCATAAGAAAAAAGATTTTCATTTTATTTCTACTACATCAGTATGTTCTAATACATATAATAATAAAAACAATATTTATTGTGAACTAAATGAAAATATTCAAGGAATACCTATAAATTACTACGTAAAAAGCAAATTAATAGCTGAAAATTTATGTTTAGAATATCGAGAAAAAAATATCAATATAAATATTTACAGAGTAGGAAACTTATTATTAAATACAAATACATTTAAGATGCAAAAAAATATTGAAAGTAATGCTTCATATAACTTATTAAACATATTTTATAAATTAAAAATTATTCCTGAAGATTTTAATCAACTGGAAATTTCTCCAGTTAATGTAGTATCAGAATCAATTGTTAAAACGATAGAAAAAATAGAATTTAGGGATAATATATTTCATTTTTTTAATTCTACTAAATATTCTATCATTGATCTTTTATATAAAATTAAACCTAATAATTCTTATCAAAAAGTTAGTTCTCAAGACTTTTTGAACTATCTAGTTCAAAATTCCACTAATCCTAAATTACAAAGAGACATAAACTTACTAATGCTACATTTAGGTTTACTTAATACAAATACCAGTCAATTTCATTATAAAAATAAAATAATCAATTATAAATCAGAAATGATTTTACGTGATTTAAACATTGAATGGCCAAACATTCCATTCGAAAAATTTGATCCTTATTTTAATGAATAA
- a CDS encoding SRPBCC family protein: protein MWIYKYEKKFENIDKKAIWELWSDIENWKKWNPGIKDSKLNGEFTEGSTFSLKTIDGREVTLQLIEVKKDFKFVDCTQLPGAKMYGIHEIIPEKNAVKLVTIIKIEGILTFLWRKIIGNKIVQKIPQQTENLVQLAKKN from the coding sequence ATGTGGATTTATAAATATGAAAAAAAATTTGAAAATATTGATAAAAAAGCAATCTGGGAACTTTGGAGCGACATTGAAAATTGGAAGAAATGGAATCCAGGGATCAAGGATAGCAAGCTGAATGGTGAATTTACTGAAGGCTCCACTTTCAGTTTGAAAACAATAGATGGGAGAGAAGTTACCTTACAACTTATTGAAGTCAAAAAAGACTTTAAGTTTGTCGATTGTACTCAACTTCCAGGTGCAAAAATGTATGGCATTCATGAAATCATTCCAGAAAAAAATGCTGTAAAGTTAGTAACAATTATTAAAATTGAAGGGATACTTACTTTTCTCTGGAGGAAAATTATAGGTAACAAGATTGTGCAAAAAATTCCTCAACAAACTGAAAATTTAGTTCAGTTAGCGAAGAAAAATTAA